A single Planctomycetota bacterium DNA region contains:
- a CDS encoding type II toxin-antitoxin system HicA family toxin, whose protein sequence is MGRLSGFRYHEVARRLRALGFAYDRPGPGSHEVWRHTGTGKRVTLPHHARPMCEGTLRAVLREAGIDVADFLKA, encoded by the coding sequence ATGGGGCGACTCTCGGGGTTCCGCTATCACGAAGTCGCACGACGCCTCCGTGCTCTCGGTTTCGCCTACGACCGGCCCGGCCCCGGCAGCCACGAGGTGTGGCGCCACACGGGAACGGGCAAACGGGTCACGCTACCCCATCATGCCAGACCCATGTGCGAGGGGACGCTCCGCGCCGTCCTCCGCGAGGCGGGCATTGATGTCGCGGATTTCCTCAAGGCCTGA